From a single Lentisphaera profundi genomic region:
- a CDS encoding Txe/YoeB family addiction module toxin, which produces MEVKWTKKAIKDAQYLHSKDVESYKKLKELIAEIEKNPFTGIGKPEPLKHKLKGWWSRRINHKDRLVYRVSGKTPQLLEIASCRGHY; this is translated from the coding sequence ATGGAAGTTAAGTGGACTAAAAAAGCTATCAAAGATGCCCAGTATTTACACTCCAAGGATGTAGAGAGTTATAAGAAATTGAAAGAGTTGATTGCTGAAATTGAAAAAAATCCTTTTACTGGAATAGGCAAACCCGAACCTTTGAAGCATAAGCTCAAAGGCTGGTGGAGTAGACGAATTAATCACAAGGATAGATTAGTTTATAGAGTGAGTGGAAAAACACCACAGTTATTAGAAATTGCTTCATGTAGAGGACATTATTAA
- a CDS encoding PSD1 and planctomycete cytochrome C domain-containing protein, whose product MRYLMTLLFAFSANAGIDFTKDIRPIFEKNCYKCHGEKKQKGGVALHEKHLAFQEADGGEAVIIPHDMESILLEVIQEEDEDFRMPPKKALDKNEISLLKQWIKEGAVWPSTGKAEEEKVHWAYIKPESKSLPKVKDKEWAQNFIDYFVIQKIEEEGLKPEARASAETLIRRLSFDLTGLPPSLDLLDKYSSNLKQENYEQLVDELLAQTAFGENWARHWLDLARYADSNGYQRDGFQTLWPYRDWVIKAFNQDMPYDQFTVEQLAGDLLPEPSQSQRVATGFNRCNTLNLEAGTDVEEDRVKQVMERVNTMGTVWLGSSVSCAQCHNHKYDPFTIKQYYQFYAFFNNTPIEGEKSNAKSASLKYSGNGLMIALEGVNPKIHKQSQVLVKKLEKDYLTELQSLAQGKKKLNLKTARQIHQKKFKANDKINKIWADLAKNKKSLAKHKPIITEVMKEMDQPRETRILRKGNFLDPDKRVEMEVPNFLNSMPADAPKNRLGLAYWLISKDNPLTARAAVNRFWREFMGTGIYESLEDIGKQGEVPLNPDLLDALAVDFMENDWSMKKLMKNIVMSATYQQQSTCSDEKRGEDPFNRLYARGPSFRLNAEAIRDNALKLSGALSAKMFGPTARPYQPDNIWRVAGDVDNNYRQSKGEDTYRRGLYTVWRRSSHYPSFANFDAPNRSACTVKRSRSNTPMQALTLMNDPVYVDLAQKLGKRIILLGTNDQERVTQAFRLCTSRQASKEEQQIMLEILDQEKSDVGYDKWFTLASVLLNLHETINRD is encoded by the coding sequence ATGCGATACTTGATGACTTTATTATTTGCGTTCAGCGCTAATGCGGGGATAGATTTCACGAAAGATATTCGTCCTATCTTTGAGAAAAACTGTTATAAATGCCATGGTGAAAAAAAGCAGAAAGGCGGGGTTGCCCTCCATGAAAAACATTTGGCTTTTCAAGAAGCCGATGGCGGTGAAGCGGTCATTATTCCACATGATATGGAAAGTATTTTACTTGAGGTGATTCAGGAAGAAGACGAAGATTTTCGTATGCCTCCCAAAAAAGCACTCGACAAAAATGAAATCAGCCTACTGAAGCAATGGATTAAAGAGGGCGCCGTGTGGCCATCTACCGGTAAGGCTGAAGAAGAGAAAGTTCATTGGGCTTATATAAAACCCGAAAGTAAATCTTTGCCCAAAGTTAAAGATAAAGAATGGGCGCAGAATTTCATTGATTATTTTGTTATACAGAAAATTGAGGAAGAAGGACTCAAACCAGAAGCAAGAGCCTCCGCGGAAACTTTGATTAGACGTTTGAGTTTCGATCTTACTGGCTTGCCACCGAGTCTCGACTTATTGGATAAGTACAGCTCAAATTTGAAGCAAGAGAACTATGAACAGCTCGTGGATGAATTATTGGCTCAAACTGCTTTTGGGGAGAATTGGGCGCGTCATTGGTTAGATCTTGCACGTTACGCAGATTCTAATGGTTATCAACGTGATGGCTTTCAGACTTTATGGCCCTATCGAGATTGGGTGATCAAAGCTTTTAATCAAGATATGCCCTATGATCAATTTACAGTCGAACAACTTGCTGGAGATCTTTTGCCTGAACCGAGTCAAAGTCAGCGGGTAGCAACTGGTTTTAATCGCTGTAATACACTTAATCTAGAGGCCGGAACTGACGTTGAAGAAGACCGAGTTAAGCAGGTAATGGAAAGAGTTAATACTATGGGGACTGTGTGGTTAGGGAGTTCAGTGAGTTGCGCTCAGTGTCACAATCACAAATACGATCCCTTTACAATAAAGCAGTATTATCAGTTCTATGCCTTTTTTAATAATACTCCTATTGAAGGAGAAAAAAGTAATGCAAAAAGTGCTAGTTTGAAGTATAGCGGAAATGGTTTGATGATCGCTTTGGAAGGAGTGAATCCAAAAATTCATAAACAGAGTCAAGTCTTAGTAAAAAAACTAGAGAAAGACTATCTCACCGAGCTACAGAGCCTTGCTCAAGGAAAGAAAAAATTAAACTTAAAAACGGCTCGTCAAATTCACCAGAAAAAATTTAAAGCTAATGATAAGATCAATAAGATCTGGGCTGATCTAGCAAAAAATAAAAAATCGCTTGCTAAGCATAAACCCATTATTACTGAAGTGATGAAAGAAATGGACCAGCCGCGAGAAACTCGTATTTTGCGTAAGGGGAATTTTTTGGATCCTGATAAAAGAGTCGAGATGGAGGTCCCCAATTTTCTAAATTCTATGCCCGCGGATGCACCGAAAAATCGACTTGGGTTGGCTTATTGGCTCATCTCAAAAGATAATCCACTCACCGCAAGAGCGGCGGTGAATCGTTTTTGGCGAGAATTTATGGGTACGGGAATATATGAAAGTTTAGAGGATATTGGCAAGCAGGGAGAAGTGCCGCTTAACCCCGACCTCTTAGATGCCTTAGCAGTGGACTTCATGGAAAATGATTGGTCGATGAAAAAATTGATGAAGAATATTGTGATGTCAGCAACTTATCAGCAACAATCTACATGCTCAGATGAAAAACGGGGGGAAGATCCGTTTAATCGACTTTATGCTCGTGGTCCTTCTTTTCGTTTAAATGCAGAAGCTATACGAGATAATGCTTTGAAGTTAAGTGGTGCGCTTTCAGCAAAAATGTTTGGCCCAACTGCTCGTCCTTATCAACCCGATAATATTTGGCGCGTAGCTGGAGATGTTGATAATAATTATCGTCAATCAAAAGGTGAAGATACTTATCGTAGAGGCTTATATACCGTGTGGCGGAGAAGCTCTCATTACCCCTCTTTTGCAAATTTTGACGCTCCGAATCGTTCGGCTTGTACAGTGAAGCGCTCAAGAAGCAATACACCGATGCAGGCACTGACTTTGATGAATGATCCTGTCTATGTCGATCTAGCTCAAAAGCTAGGAAAACGAATCATACTCTTGGGGACTAATGATCAAGAGCGAGTGACGCAAGCCTTTCGACTGTGTACCTCTCGTCAAGCCAGCAAGGAAGAGCAGCAGATTATGTTAGAGATTCTCGATCAGGAAAAAAGTGATGTAGGCTATGACAAATGGTTTACCTTAGCCTCGGTCTTACTCAATCTTCACGAAACAATAAACAGGGACTAA
- a CDS encoding DNA polymerase domain-containing protein produces the protein MPISAYIVHCFSRYHQGNCCIYLIGRLENGETFGYINNSFEPFFHIRESDQGSAQKYARELGLRFKASPRKCMDDEATQVVTHANKTLLDKLARSLKTNKIRTYEADLKVETQYLIELGVESVCQLSGKWTKGRGVDRIYSKTTLLPTQIKQQDLKLRTVIIETFFDDEVLTSFSIIDLEEQKTLVKKQSDDEITLLLHLKQSLKDIDPDVICAWSVQEQVFLPLQKRFHWHGLAFDLGRSREDYWFIERKYRGRDLAVLQGRQLLDIEQLMSHTWERYDESTPECIIKEVFDTDLAEKNAENTDARALELTRLVEHKNLVALSLRRSLLTGLQLERCWGSIASFEFLYLLELHKKDFVAPTLGVDQELRDSNPGGLVMSPHAGIHKNIFVFDFKSLYPSIIRSFNIDPLAYSKVVGSDDASAIVTLPNKVSFHRDKGILPKTLESFFASREAAKNDKDELASFVCKILMNSFFGVLGTPGCRFAQGAVVSSVSQTSHYLLRWMKAVLEKRHYKVLYGDTDSLFVDLKIKDDLSHAEAHEMGNKLHQELNLALREHLKEDFGLESCLDLEFEKFYPAFFQPSMRGDDAKGRAKSYAALKSTSSGTELEIVGLEAVRRDWTEVARELQRDLLKKMFNQVPGQELETHVQELISSVKSGALDKQLIYRKSLTKSLDSYTSTTPPHVKAARQLSVVPRVIFYYMTIAGPEAKQILSSPLDYQHYIDKQIQPIVKSLAQHYDFSWQVAVLNQQELF, from the coding sequence ATGCCCATTTCTGCCTACATAGTGCACTGCTTTTCCCGTTACCATCAGGGGAACTGCTGTATTTATCTGATTGGACGTCTCGAAAATGGCGAAACATTTGGCTATATCAACAATAGTTTCGAGCCTTTTTTCCATATCCGTGAGAGCGATCAAGGCAGTGCTCAAAAGTATGCTCGTGAATTAGGCTTGCGGTTTAAAGCGAGTCCGCGAAAATGCATGGATGACGAAGCCACGCAGGTAGTGACTCATGCTAATAAAACCTTGCTCGATAAATTGGCGCGTTCACTCAAAACAAACAAAATTCGTACTTATGAAGCCGATTTAAAAGTTGAGACCCAGTACCTCATAGAGCTTGGTGTAGAGAGTGTCTGTCAGCTTTCAGGAAAATGGACGAAAGGGCGCGGGGTTGATCGTATTTATTCTAAAACTACGCTTCTGCCAACTCAAATTAAGCAGCAGGATTTAAAACTCAGGACAGTTATTATCGAGACTTTTTTTGATGATGAGGTACTGACATCATTCTCGATAATAGATCTTGAAGAACAAAAGACTTTAGTTAAAAAACAAAGCGATGACGAAATCACCTTACTCCTTCATTTAAAACAATCATTAAAAGATATTGATCCGGATGTGATTTGCGCTTGGTCGGTCCAAGAGCAAGTTTTTCTGCCACTACAGAAACGCTTTCATTGGCATGGTCTAGCTTTCGATTTAGGCCGGAGTCGCGAAGATTATTGGTTTATTGAGCGTAAGTATCGAGGCCGTGACTTAGCGGTACTTCAGGGACGTCAATTACTCGATATTGAACAACTCATGAGTCACACCTGGGAACGCTACGACGAATCGACTCCCGAGTGTATTATCAAAGAAGTTTTTGATACTGATTTAGCAGAGAAGAATGCTGAAAATACGGATGCACGAGCACTTGAACTTACACGCTTAGTTGAGCATAAAAACCTCGTCGCACTCAGTTTGCGTCGGAGCTTACTTACCGGACTGCAGCTAGAACGCTGTTGGGGTAGTATTGCGAGCTTTGAATTTCTTTACTTACTTGAACTCCATAAGAAAGACTTTGTGGCCCCAACTCTTGGGGTGGATCAGGAATTGCGAGACTCAAATCCAGGGGGATTAGTAATGTCGCCTCATGCAGGGATTCACAAAAACATTTTTGTCTTCGATTTCAAGAGCCTTTATCCATCTATTATCCGGAGTTTTAATATTGATCCTCTTGCCTACTCCAAAGTTGTGGGATCGGACGATGCTAGCGCTATTGTCACACTACCCAACAAAGTGAGTTTTCATCGTGATAAGGGTATTTTACCAAAGACCCTCGAAAGTTTTTTTGCTAGCCGTGAAGCCGCAAAAAATGATAAGGATGAACTAGCGTCTTTTGTCTGTAAAATTTTGATGAATTCTTTCTTTGGTGTTCTTGGAACACCGGGCTGCCGCTTTGCTCAGGGAGCGGTGGTTTCATCGGTATCTCAAACGAGTCATTACCTCTTACGTTGGATGAAAGCGGTTTTGGAAAAGCGTCATTATAAAGTGCTTTATGGCGATACGGATTCACTCTTTGTTGATCTCAAGATTAAGGATGATTTAAGTCATGCTGAGGCACATGAAATGGGTAATAAGCTGCATCAAGAGCTCAACCTTGCTTTGCGAGAACATTTAAAAGAGGACTTTGGCCTCGAATCCTGCCTCGACTTAGAATTTGAAAAGTTTTATCCCGCTTTTTTTCAGCCTTCCATGCGCGGAGATGATGCTAAGGGACGAGCCAAAAGTTATGCCGCTTTAAAGTCCACTAGTTCAGGAACTGAACTCGAAATTGTGGGCTTAGAAGCAGTACGTCGCGACTGGACTGAGGTGGCTCGTGAACTGCAGCGTGACTTACTGAAAAAAATGTTCAATCAAGTTCCTGGGCAAGAACTGGAAACCCATGTCCAAGAATTGATTAGTTCAGTAAAATCGGGTGCCTTAGATAAGCAACTCATCTACCGAAAATCTCTAACAAAATCCCTGGATTCATATACCAGTACCACTCCTCCACACGTTAAAGCTGCCCGCCAGCTTAGCGTAGTCCCACGGGTCATTTTTTATTACATGACGATTGCTGGTCCTGAAGCTAAACAAATCCTCTCGAGTCCGCTTGATTATCAGCACTATATTGATAAACAAATTCAGCCGATCGTGAAAAGCTTAGCACAACACTATGATTTTTCTTGGCAAGTGGCGGTACTCAATCAGCAGGAATTATTCTGA
- a CDS encoding ACP phosphodiesterase, which translates to MNWLAHVFLSEHNSEFQIGNFLADPLKGKAWASASDDLIKGMKTHILIDVYTDSHQIVSRSKARLREKGLLKSVVIDVVYDYFLSKNWDKYVGLSKVDFLLEFSHNARADILNYPDKPKTLVKNLIEGNRLDKYNTLDQLKNAFERIDSRLSPKLLARESTCSYFEKVCKIESELESDFLMFFPELCEYVKSNVDSKKLTHWR; encoded by the coding sequence ATGAATTGGTTAGCACACGTATTCTTATCAGAGCATAATTCGGAGTTTCAAATCGGAAACTTTTTGGCGGATCCCTTGAAAGGAAAAGCATGGGCGTCAGCAAGCGATGATCTGATTAAAGGAATGAAAACACATATTTTAATAGATGTGTATACCGATAGTCATCAAATAGTTTCTAGAAGTAAAGCGAGATTACGGGAAAAAGGTTTATTGAAATCAGTTGTCATTGATGTTGTTTACGATTATTTTTTAAGCAAGAATTGGGATAAATATGTAGGACTTTCAAAAGTAGATTTCCTGTTGGAATTTAGTCATAATGCGAGAGCGGATATTCTTAATTATCCTGATAAACCAAAAACTTTAGTCAAAAACCTCATTGAGGGAAATCGACTGGATAAATATAACACATTAGATCAATTGAAAAACGCTTTTGAAAGAATCGACTCTCGCTTATCACCTAAACTATTAGCCAGAGAAAGTACCTGTAGCTATTTTGAAAAAGTTTGTAAAATTGAATCAGAGCTAGAATCTGATTTTCTCATGTTTTTCCCAGAGTTGTGTGAGTATGTAAAAAGTAATGTTGATTCAAAGAAACTCACACACTGGAGATAA
- a CDS encoding type II toxin-antitoxin system Phd/YefM family antitoxin: MEITTREARAHFSTYLDNAEQGESITIARRGHAKVALVKEEELEKLKNYQATLKAKLFDLFMTKSPNEINEMHDVLCVLMDADEITNPDVVASIEDAENGNTEAWVMP; the protein is encoded by the coding sequence ATGGAAATCACCACAAGAGAAGCAAGAGCACATTTCTCTACATATCTCGATAATGCAGAGCAAGGCGAAAGCATAACTATTGCACGTAGAGGTCATGCAAAAGTTGCTTTAGTAAAAGAAGAAGAGTTAGAGAAATTAAAGAATTACCAAGCAACATTGAAAGCAAAACTTTTTGATCTCTTTATGACTAAGAGTCCTAATGAAATAAATGAGATGCATGATGTCTTATGTGTGTTGATGGATGCAGACGAAATTACTAACCCAGATGTGGTAGCATCCATTGAAGATGCTGAAAACGGTAATACTGAAGCTTGGGTGATGCCTTAG
- a CDS encoding DUF1501 domain-containing protein, which produces MNRRNFLNTSAMSLGALALNKIKAADTSFTAGTHFPAKAKSVIFMHMVGGPSQLDLFDHKPELKKYDDKLAPDHMFKGKRLAFITGHPKLMASPYKFEQCGQSGQWISDRMPHLKTVADELCFVKSMHTEDFNHAPAQLAFHTGLNRNGNPGLGSWMSYGLGSANKNLPPYVVMVSGQMPGAGSALWNNAFLPSVHQGVELRSKGDPILFLNNPKGMTRAQRSRIITKINSLNQQKFNSVRDPEISTRMAQYELAQRMQSSVPEINDLSTEPEHIRKMYGDTQFGRHCLLARRLVEKGVRFVELFNADWDHHLNLNKRLNASCAEIDQAQTALIMDLKQRGLLADTLVVWGGEFGRTPLRELRGGKPENGGRDHHKEAFTVWMAGGGVKGGMSYGATDELGYGVVDKKTHVRDLHATIMKLMGLDHKKVSYKFKGLDQRLTGVEESHIIKEIIS; this is translated from the coding sequence ATGAATCGAAGAAATTTTTTAAATACGAGTGCCATGTCACTTGGCGCCCTAGCTTTAAACAAAATTAAAGCGGCAGATACATCATTTACTGCTGGCACACATTTTCCAGCCAAAGCAAAAAGCGTAATTTTTATGCATATGGTGGGAGGTCCCTCTCAGCTGGATTTATTTGACCATAAACCAGAATTAAAAAAGTATGACGACAAGCTAGCACCGGATCATATGTTTAAGGGCAAGCGTTTAGCTTTTATTACGGGCCACCCGAAACTTATGGCGAGTCCTTATAAATTTGAGCAATGCGGTCAAAGTGGGCAATGGATTTCAGATCGTATGCCTCATTTAAAAACGGTGGCAGATGAACTGTGTTTTGTGAAAAGCATGCATACAGAAGATTTTAATCACGCTCCTGCTCAATTGGCTTTTCATACCGGCCTAAATCGCAATGGTAACCCTGGTTTAGGTTCGTGGATGAGTTATGGACTTGGCAGTGCCAATAAAAACTTGCCTCCTTATGTGGTTATGGTTTCGGGCCAAATGCCAGGTGCAGGTTCAGCTTTGTGGAATAATGCCTTTTTACCAAGTGTTCATCAAGGTGTTGAGCTACGTTCAAAAGGGGACCCGATTTTATTTTTAAATAACCCGAAAGGAATGACTCGAGCGCAAAGAAGTCGAATTATCACAAAGATTAATAGCCTGAATCAGCAGAAGTTTAATAGTGTGAGAGATCCTGAGATCTCAACTCGCATGGCTCAGTACGAGCTTGCGCAACGGATGCAAAGTTCAGTTCCTGAAATCAACGATTTAAGTACCGAGCCAGAACATATTCGCAAAATGTATGGTGACACCCAGTTTGGAAGACATTGCTTACTTGCACGTCGACTTGTGGAGAAAGGCGTCCGCTTTGTGGAATTATTTAACGCTGATTGGGATCATCATTTGAACTTAAACAAGCGTCTTAATGCCAGCTGTGCAGAAATTGATCAAGCACAAACCGCCTTAATTATGGATCTGAAGCAGCGTGGACTGCTTGCTGACACCCTTGTGGTTTGGGGTGGAGAGTTCGGTAGGACGCCTTTACGTGAGCTCCGCGGAGGTAAGCCTGAAAATGGTGGTAGAGATCACCATAAAGAAGCTTTTACGGTTTGGATGGCAGGTGGAGGCGTTAAAGGTGGTATGTCTTATGGTGCTACAGATGAATTAGGTTATGGAGTCGTCGATAAAAAAACTCATGTTCGAGATCTACATGCGACGATAATGAAGCTCATGGGCTTGGACCACAAAAAAGTTAGCTACAAGTTCAAGGGCTTGGATCAGCGCTTGACTGGCGTAGAAGAATCACATATCATAAAGGAAATCATTTCTTAA
- a CDS encoding ThuA domain-containing protein, whose amino-acid sequence MKYLMLIMLGVLVGCSSVSKTQKVLYVTTEPGKHHDYTAQRLIFEKVALEAGWDYTVHSNEHYEQLKQLADSDLTKGYDAVIYNFCFANSKDLLTTENLIKQTREKGTPAMVIHCSMHSFWATFKNGDPKALGSDYKGQAKADAEEVKKWKATYPDREFPVWGDFTGIASTGHGPKIPMKVEKCCEHEATKSLAKGGYTTVNAELYNNYYLVDGVQPLLRGVQKGMGTKGRGKNKKTYKVDDEAIIMWQVPQGKSEVVGLTTGHSTEEWQQKEFQLLIKDAVNYLLK is encoded by the coding sequence TTGAAATATTTAATGTTAATAATGCTTGGTGTATTAGTAGGCTGTTCGAGTGTGTCCAAGACACAAAAAGTTTTATATGTAACGACCGAGCCAGGTAAGCATCACGACTATACCGCACAGCGTTTAATTTTTGAGAAAGTGGCTCTAGAAGCCGGGTGGGATTATACAGTGCATAGCAATGAGCATTATGAACAACTTAAGCAGCTCGCTGATTCTGATTTAACCAAAGGCTATGATGCCGTTATTTATAACTTCTGTTTTGCGAATTCAAAAGATTTATTGACCACTGAAAACCTCATTAAGCAGACTCGTGAAAAGGGAACACCGGCGATGGTGATTCACTGTTCGATGCACAGTTTCTGGGCAACATTCAAAAATGGAGACCCCAAGGCTTTGGGCAGTGATTATAAAGGGCAGGCAAAAGCTGATGCTGAAGAAGTGAAAAAATGGAAAGCGACATACCCAGATCGCGAGTTTCCAGTTTGGGGTGATTTCACCGGTATTGCATCCACTGGCCATGGTCCAAAAATTCCAATGAAAGTTGAGAAATGCTGCGAGCACGAAGCTACCAAATCTTTGGCTAAAGGTGGTTACACAACAGTGAATGCAGAGCTCTATAACAATTATTATCTCGTTGATGGCGTACAGCCGCTTTTGCGCGGTGTGCAAAAAGGTATGGGAACAAAAGGCCGTGGCAAGAATAAAAAAACTTATAAAGTTGACGACGAAGCGATCATTATGTGGCAAGTTCCTCAAGGTAAATCTGAAGTGGTGGGTCTCACAACGGGTCACTCAACAGAAGAATGGCAGCAAAAAGAATTTCAGTTGCTCATTAAAGACGCAGTGAATTACTTATTGAAGTAA
- a CDS encoding RNA polymerase sigma factor has protein sequence MSDIQHTRESLLLRLQNKRDQFSWKEFCEAYERYIYLVIRGMKMDHHDAEDLTQNVLIKVYENIAAYDYSPEHSRFRTWLSKICRNQVIDYVRKMNAESKRVENYYQKAAQMTQPQVDALAESEWKAHVTTSAWDNIQNKFRGNATSCFEKINGGQKVAEVAQELGLSESSVYVYFKRVKDHLIAEVRRLENAWG, from the coding sequence ATGTCGGATATCCAACACACCCGTGAAAGTCTGCTGCTGCGTCTGCAAAATAAGCGAGATCAGTTTTCTTGGAAAGAATTCTGTGAGGCATATGAAAGATATATTTATCTAGTCATTCGTGGCATGAAGATGGATCATCATGATGCGGAAGATTTAACGCAGAATGTATTGATTAAAGTTTATGAAAATATTGCGGCTTATGATTATAGTCCAGAACATTCACGCTTTCGTACCTGGTTATCGAAAATTTGCCGCAATCAGGTCATTGATTATGTGCGTAAAATGAATGCTGAGAGTAAGAGAGTTGAAAACTATTATCAAAAAGCAGCACAGATGACTCAACCACAAGTAGATGCTTTGGCGGAATCGGAATGGAAGGCTCACGTGACCACAAGTGCTTGGGATAATATTCAGAATAAGTTCCGTGGAAATGCGACGAGCTGTTTTGAAAAGATTAATGGAGGCCAAAAAGTTGCGGAGGTCGCACAAGAACTCGGACTTTCTGAGAGCTCAGTTTATGTCTATTTTAAACGAGTAAAAGATCATTTAATTGCCGAAGTACGCCGTTTGGAAAATGCATGGGGTTAA